ATTCAGCCTGGTATAATGAACTGGTAAAGCGTGCAGAGCTAGCCGAAACCTCTGAAGTTAGAGGATGTATGGTTATCAAACCCTATGGTTATGCCATCTGGGAAAAAATGCAGGCACAGTTGGACAAAATGTTCAAAGCCACTGGTCATACTAATGCTTATTTCCCTCTTTTTATCCCAAAATCTTACCTGAGCAAAGAAGCTGATCACGTGGAAGGTTTTGCCAAAGAGTGTGCAGTTGTAACACACCACCGCTTAAAAAACGCAGAAGATGGAAGCGGCGTAGTGGTAGACCCCGAAGCCAAACTGGAGGAAGAGCTGATTGTGCGACCTACTTCAGAAACAGTAATCTGGAACTCTTACAAAAACTGGATACAATCATACCGAGACCTCCCTCTACTTATTAACCAGTGGGCTAATGTGGTAAGGTGGGAGCTTAGAACTCGCCTTTTCCTACGTACCGCTGAGTTTCTTTGGCAGGAAGGGCACACCGCCCATGCCACCCGCGAAGAGGCTGTAGAAGAAACTGTACGAATGATGAATGTGTATGCAGAGTTTGCCGAAAAGCATATGGCTCTACCGGTTCTCAGAGGGGTAAAAACTGAAAGTGAAAGATTTGCCGGAGCCCTAGACACCTATTGCATAGAAGCACTGATGCAAGATGGCAAAGCTCTGCAAGCTGGTACTTCTCATTTTCTGGGGCAGAATTTTGCCAAGGCCTTTGACGTAAAGTTTGCGACCAAAGAAGGAGGCTTAGAGCACGTTTGGGGAACTTCGTGGGGTGTAAGCACCCGCCTGATGGGCGCATTGATTATGGCACATTCCGATGATAACGGATTGGTACTTCCTCCTAAGCTGGCTCCTATTCAGGTAGTGATTGTCCCTATCTTCAGAAAAAGTGAAGAGCTTGAAGCTATTTCTCAGAAGGTAGCTGGTATTAAAGAGCAGTTGGAAGAGCTGGGAGTGTCTGTTAAATTTGATGATCGTGATACACATAAGCCAGGCTGGAAATTTGCAGAGTACGAGCTCAAAGGTGTGCCTCTACGCCTAGCAATGGGACCTCGTGACCTCGAAAACGGCACTGTGGAGATAGCTCGCCGCGATACGCTGGAAAAGCAAACTTACCAGTTTGATGAAGCTCTACCTCAGACTATTAAAAAGCTTTTAGATACCATACAGGAAGAAGTTTATAACAAAGCTTTGCAGTTTAGAGAAGAAAAGACATACCGTGTAGACAGTTATGAGGAGATGAAAGAAGTGTTGGAAGAAAAAGGTGGCTTTATCTCTGCGCACTGGGATGGCACTGCTGAAACTGAAGCTAAAATCAAAGAAGAAACTAAAGCTACCATTCGTTGTATCCCTCTTAACAATGAGCAGGAAGAAGGCAAGTGTATTTACTCAGGAAAACCGTCAAGCCAGAGAGTAATCTTTGCCAAAGCGTATTAATCTCGTATATTGAAGAGCTCTTTCAGCATTCCTTAATTGCTGTTAGCAGCTCTTCAAAATTTTTATGCACATGTGGCTAGCTATCATTATTTTGTTGGTCGTCGGTATATTGCTAATCGTTACTGAACTGATCTTTATTCCGGGCACTACTATTTTTGGTATAGCCGGACTTATCCTATCGGCTGCCGGAGTGATTATGACTTTTGTTAACTTCGGCTCAAGCAGTGGCTTCATCACGCTGGGTATCACATTTGGCCTTGTTGTAATACTATTAATACTTAGTTTTCGCTCCGAAACCTGGGAGGGGCTTTCTTTAAAAAGTGCTAATACCGGACGGGTAAATGAGGATGTAAAAAATAACCTTTGGGTAGGTGATCAAGGAATTGCACTCTCAGCTTTACGGCCGGGCGGCAAGGCTGAGTTTAATGACACCGTTGTTGAAGTAAGTACGCTTGGCCAATACATAGAAGATGGTTCAGAAGTAAAAATTATCAGTATTAAAGGCCACAGAATCATCGTAGAATCAGTCAGCACACACCAAACTAAAACCACTTAACAGACAAAACCCATCTTATGGACGGACTCTCTTTAATTTTAATTATTGTTGCCGCGATAGTGGCATTCTTTACTTTTCTTTATTTCATACCTTTAAATCTCTGGATTACCGCTCGCTTTTCTGGCGTTAAGGTTGGCTTGCTTGAGCTGGTATTTATGCGTATTCGTAAAGTTCCGCCCCGCATAGTGGTAGATTCGCTAATTACTGCTACTAAAGCCGGACTGGAAGTAACTTCTTCTGAACTGGAAACACACTACCTCGCTAGTGGTAATGTGCCCACCGTAATTAAGGCACTTATTTCTGCTGACAAAGCCAATATCCGCCTCACTTTTAAACAGGCTACAGCTATTGACCTTGCTGGGCGAGACGTATTTGAAGCTGTACAGATTTCTGTAAATCCTAAGGTTATTAATACCCCCGAAGTAGCCGCTGTGGCAGCTGATGGTATACAGCTGATGGCAAAAGCCAGAGTTACGGTAAGAGCTAATATTGCTCAGTTGGTAGGTGGCGCCGGAGAAGACACTATACTTGCTAGGGTTGGAGAAGGCATTGTAACCTCTATCGGTTCTGCTAAAAAGCATACTGATGTGCTGGAAAACCCGGACAATATCTCCAAGCTGGTATTGCAGCGTGGGCTGGACGCCGGTACTGCATTTGAAATCCTATCTATTGACATCGCTGATATTAAT
This window of the Porifericola rhodea genome carries:
- the proS gene encoding proline--tRNA ligase; translated protein: MSKGLPKRSEDYSAWYNELVKRAELAETSEVRGCMVIKPYGYAIWEKMQAQLDKMFKATGHTNAYFPLFIPKSYLSKEADHVEGFAKECAVVTHHRLKNAEDGSGVVVDPEAKLEEELIVRPTSETVIWNSYKNWIQSYRDLPLLINQWANVVRWELRTRLFLRTAEFLWQEGHTAHATREEAVEETVRMMNVYAEFAEKHMALPVLRGVKTESERFAGALDTYCIEALMQDGKALQAGTSHFLGQNFAKAFDVKFATKEGGLEHVWGTSWGVSTRLMGALIMAHSDDNGLVLPPKLAPIQVVIVPIFRKSEELEAISQKVAGIKEQLEELGVSVKFDDRDTHKPGWKFAEYELKGVPLRLAMGPRDLENGTVEIARRDTLEKQTYQFDEALPQTIKKLLDTIQEEVYNKALQFREEKTYRVDSYEEMKEVLEEKGGFISAHWDGTAETEAKIKEETKATIRCIPLNNEQEEGKCIYSGKPSSQRVIFAKAY
- a CDS encoding NfeD family protein; the protein is MWLAIIILLVVGILLIVTELIFIPGTTIFGIAGLILSAAGVIMTFVNFGSSSGFITLGITFGLVVILLILSFRSETWEGLSLKSANTGRVNEDVKNNLWVGDQGIALSALRPGGKAEFNDTVVEVSTLGQYIEDGSEVKIISIKGHRIIVESVSTHQTKTT
- the floA gene encoding flotillin-like protein FloA (flotillin-like protein involved in membrane lipid rafts), which translates into the protein MDGLSLILIIVAAIVAFFTFLYFIPLNLWITARFSGVKVGLLELVFMRIRKVPPRIVVDSLITATKAGLEVTSSELETHYLASGNVPTVIKALISADKANIRLTFKQATAIDLAGRDVFEAVQISVNPKVINTPEVAAVAADGIQLMAKARVTVRANIAQLVGGAGEDTILARVGEGIVTSIGSAKKHTDVLENPDNISKLVLQRGLDAGTAFEILSIDIADINVGDNIGAKLQIDQANADLKVAEAKAEERRAMAVANEQEMRAKSQEARASVIAAEAEVPKALAEAFRSGNLGVMDYYRMQNIQADTDMRSAISGEDDTRSKKDDDD